In the genome of uncultured Treponema sp., one region contains:
- a CDS encoding undecaprenyl-diphosphate phosphatase — translation MSIFQGIVLGVLQGIAEFLPISSSGHLIVAQNLFGLEEVPLLFDVFLHVATLLAVVLYFRKKIWELICSFARIFVPVKNPSAVQIEKKDEDTKYIVAIILATFVTGVLGIFSSKVISEISVKLVCAGFVVTALLLIFSSLIEKKHLSYSETSLKSPSWKQSLVIGLAQGIGTLPGISRSGSTIAGSLFCGVKRDVAGEFSFIVSIPAILGAFILELKDLGEVSSSIGAEPVIAGCAAAFASGYIALSWLMKLIKKGRLEWFACYLIPVGILGMIFLH, via the coding sequence TTGTCAATTTTTCAAGGAATTGTTTTGGGAGTTCTTCAGGGCATTGCTGAGTTTCTGCCGATTTCTTCTTCTGGACATTTGATTGTTGCGCAGAATTTATTTGGGCTTGAAGAAGTGCCTCTTTTGTTTGATGTATTTCTTCATGTTGCAACTTTGCTTGCCGTTGTTTTGTATTTTAGGAAAAAAATATGGGAGCTGATTTGCAGTTTTGCAAGAATTTTTGTTCCTGTAAAAAATCCTTCCGCCGTCCAGATTGAAAAAAAAGACGAAGACACAAAATACATTGTTGCTATTATTCTTGCTACTTTTGTTACCGGTGTGCTTGGAATTTTTTCTTCAAAAGTCATTTCTGAGATTTCTGTAAAACTTGTTTGCGCTGGATTTGTTGTTACAGCCTTGCTTTTGATTTTTTCTTCACTTATTGAAAAGAAACATTTATCTTATTCTGAAACTTCTTTGAAATCTCCGTCCTGGAAGCAGTCTTTGGTAATCGGCTTGGCGCAGGGAATTGGAACTTTGCCTGGAATTTCAAGAAGCGGCTCAACAATTGCGGGCTCTCTTTTTTGCGGAGTCAAACGAGATGTTGCAGGCGAATTTTCATTTATTGTTTCTATTCCGGCTATTTTGGGCGCGTTTATTCTTGAACTGAAAGATTTGGGCGAAGTTTCCTCTTCAATTGGAGCAGAGCCTGTCATTGCTGGTTGCGCGGCGGCTTTTGCAAGCGGATACATTGCGCTTTCTTGGCTTATGAAGCTTATAAAAAAAGGCAGGCTTGAATGGTTTGCCTGCTACTTAATTCCGGTTGGAATCTTGGGAATGATTTTCCTTCATTGA
- the purD gene encoding phosphoribosylamine--glycine ligase, translating to MKVIVVGNGGREHTIAWKLAQSNFVEEVICVSGNGGTAFEKKCRNIDFSKCEYLNGITGNDAYIKVAKENNCDLAVIGPENPLAEGLADLFWNAGIPTVGPKFQAAQLEASKDLAKEFMHKYNVACAKSKTFTSKEEAISYIKEQGAPIVVKADGLAAGKGVVVAKTLEEAENAVEQLMDGSIAGEAGKKLVIEEYLRGTEISILAAVSVTKEFSEQGKSCIVPFLSARDHKRLFDGAKGPNTGGMGAIAPVDDATPAIISQFEKNILEPTLKGLEAENYDYRGFIFFGLMLTEDGPKCLEYNVRLGDPETQAVLPLMDFDFASLCKSITDGSLKDFKLEWKKGYQVAPVAVSGGYPKSYKKGYNIVIDEKKINKSNAKVFIAGAMENRRIRSPEDTKLVTSGGRVLACSAYGTTFDEAWKNAYEAMGGIKFTDMFYRKDIGLPGAAESN from the coding sequence ATGAAAGTTATTGTTGTAGGAAACGGCGGACGAGAGCACACAATCGCATGGAAATTAGCACAAAGCAATTTTGTTGAAGAAGTAATTTGCGTTTCAGGAAACGGCGGAACAGCCTTTGAAAAAAAATGCAGAAACATTGATTTTTCAAAATGTGAATATCTTAATGGCATCACTGGAAACGACGCATACATAAAAGTTGCCAAAGAAAACAATTGCGACCTTGCCGTTATCGGGCCGGAAAATCCGCTTGCGGAAGGACTTGCAGATTTATTTTGGAACGCAGGAATTCCAACTGTAGGACCAAAGTTTCAGGCGGCGCAACTTGAAGCCAGCAAAGATCTTGCAAAAGAATTCATGCACAAATACAACGTTGCCTGCGCAAAAAGCAAAACTTTCACTTCAAAAGAAGAAGCTATTTCGTACATAAAAGAACAAGGCGCGCCGATTGTCGTAAAGGCAGACGGACTTGCAGCCGGAAAAGGCGTTGTAGTTGCAAAGACTTTGGAAGAAGCAGAAAACGCAGTTGAGCAACTTATGGACGGCTCTATCGCTGGTGAAGCCGGGAAAAAACTCGTAATCGAAGAATATCTTCGCGGAACTGAAATTTCAATTCTTGCGGCTGTAAGCGTTACAAAAGAATTTTCTGAGCAAGGAAAATCCTGCATAGTTCCATTCTTGAGCGCAAGAGACCACAAAAGGCTTTTCGACGGCGCAAAAGGTCCAAACACAGGCGGAATGGGCGCAATCGCTCCTGTTGATGACGCAACTCCTGCAATAATTTCCCAGTTTGAAAAAAATATTCTTGAGCCAACATTAAAAGGTCTTGAGGCTGAAAATTATGACTACCGAGGATTTATTTTCTTCGGACTTATGCTTACAGAAGACGGACCGAAATGCCTTGAATACAATGTGCGCCTTGGAGACCCGGAAACTCAGGCTGTACTTCCGCTCATGGACTTTGATTTTGCAAGCCTTTGCAAATCTATAACTGACGGCTCTTTAAAAGATTTCAAACTTGAATGGAAAAAAGGCTACCAAGTTGCACCAGTTGCAGTAAGCGGCGGTTATCCAAAATCCTACAAAAAAGGATACAACATAGTAATTGATGAAAAAAAAATAAACAAATCAAATGCAAAAGTTTTTATAGCCGGAGCAATGGAAAACAGAAGAATCCGAAGCCCAGAAGACACAAAACTTGTAACTAGCGGTGGACGAGTTTTAGCTTGCTCTGCTTACGGAACAACTTTTGACGAAGCCTGGAAAAACGCTTATGAAGCAATGGGCGGAATAAAATTCACCGATATGTTCTACAGAAAAGACATAGGACTTCCGGGAGCTGCTGAATCTAATTAG